The following coding sequences lie in one Arachis hypogaea cultivar Tifrunner chromosome 9, arahy.Tifrunner.gnm2.J5K5, whole genome shotgun sequence genomic window:
- the LOC140172898 gene encoding uncharacterized protein yields the protein MGIIRSCFSFIAGTVCGIYVAQNYQVPNITKLIDTTLHKAKQVEETYRKPKKKGSDDDNYD from the coding sequence ATGGGCATAATCAGGAGTTGCTTCTCATTCATAGCAGGGAcagtctgtggcatttatgtggCTCAAAATTATCAAGTTCCTAACATTACCAAGCTAATTGACACTACCTTGCACAAGGCAAAGCAAGTTGAGGAAACATATCGCAAGCCTAAGAAGAAGGGTTCTGATGATGATAACTACGATTAG